In the Euphorbia lathyris chromosome 5, ddEupLath1.1, whole genome shotgun sequence genome, one interval contains:
- the LOC136230399 gene encoding uncharacterized protein, with translation MSRFSDDIIFGFLEEQEQDSSSSESSISSSDSSEFEIIEDDENSANPCDFEESKRFWEDQNQILQATLYRTSSLEMRIRQATKEALVEIKRSGLHCQCRTPAAGDCRSFLQREVSLKLQAGGYNCSICKSKWKSSPEIQAGEHTYLEVVEKSNSKKGEIRVIIELNFRGEFEMARANKEYNNLINNLPEIYVGKSERLKDLIKILCSSAKKCMKEKKMHLGPWRKHKYMQSKWLGAYERISPPQQPPSTAPLPVVSFSDRRSPVKPRASMLTYDMLDTLPVLHRMAVR, from the exons ATGAGCAGATTTTCCGATGACATTATTTTCGGTTTCCTCGAAGAACAGGAACAAGATTCATCATCATCCGAGTCATCTATAAGTTCATCCGATTCGAGTGAGTTCGAGATTATTGAAGACGATGAGAATAGTGCAAATCCTTGCGATTTTGAAGAGAGTAAGAGATTCTGGGAAGATCAGAATCAAATTCTTcag GCGACGTTGTATCGGACGAGTTCGTTGGAGATGAGAATTCGTCAGGCTACGAAAGAAGCATTGGTGGAGATTAAGCGATCAGGTCTGCATTGTCAGTGTCGCACTCCGGCGGCCGGAGATTGCCGGAGTTTCTTGCAGAGGGAGGTTTCGTTGAAACTTCAGGCTGGAGGTTATAATTGTTCCATATGTAAATCCAAATGGAAAAGCTCACCGGAAATCCAAGCAG GTGAACATACATACCTAGAAGTGGTGGAGAAATCAAATTCAAAAAAAGGAGAAATAAGAGtgataattgaattaaatttcCGAGGAGAATTCGAGATGGCAAGAGCAAAtaaagaatataataatttaattaataatttaccagAAATTTATGTGGGAAAATCAGAAAGATTGAAGgacttaattaaaattttatgttcATCTGCAAAAAAGTGCATGAAGGAGAAGAAAATGCATTTAGGTCCCTGGAGAAAGCATAAATATATGCAGTCAAAATGGTTAGGGGCATATGAAAGAATATCGCCACCACAACAACCACCGTCAACGGCTCCATTACCGGTGGTTTCATTTTCTGACCGGCGATCACCGGTTAAGCCTAGAGCTTCCATGTTGACTTATGATATGCTTGATACTTTGCCTGTTTTGCACCGTATGGCAGTGAGATGA